One Thermomicrobiales bacterium genomic window, GAAACCGTAGACGCGATCGGTCGACATAAGCCCAGGCTGCGGAGCTGTGTGCTCAATGAAGTTCGGCACCGCCGTCGCATTGTTCGTCGCGTCAACCGGATCGACGATGGCGGTGAGCGCCGAGCCACGGTCGAGGAATCCGACTTCCTCCGAGAGGATGTTCATCCGCGGTTCGAGCGTGGTCAGGACATCCAGGGCGCGATCTTCGGCAACCTGATCGACGTAGGATGTGTCGAAGCCGTCAGCACCGAGGCCGACGACATCGGCCAGCCGCGCCTGCTCGGCACGAACGATCGCCTCGCGCACCTGTCTGCCGCACTCGGCCAGGTCAACGAGCAATGCATCAAAATCAACCATCGGAAGACGCACATTCGCTGTCGTATGAATCAGGTATCGGATCTGCTATCGTGATGCGTTGAAGAGGGGAGTTCAACGTCATGCCTCGCCATATCGTCACGTTGCTGATTGTCACCGGCGCGTTCTTTGGCCTGCTCTGGATGGGCGTTGTCGTCTTCAATCAAACTCCGGGTACTGCCATGCTGCTGAGCTTCATCACACTCCTGCTGATCGGACTTGGTGTGACCTATAGCGTCTCCACGTTACGACAGGATCGCACCGAACGCGACTAGGACGTCGGCTGCGGGAATGCGCCGGCCCGATAAACACGCCCCGGCAGCTCCTTGCCAAGCTGGCCGGATAGCCACTCAGCACACGCAATCAGCGCCTCAAGATCGATGCCGGTCTGATACCCCATACCGTGCAGCATATAGACAAGGTCCTCGGTCGCGATGTTGCCGGTCGCACGCGGCGCGAACGGGCAGCCACCCGTTCCACCGACCGACGCATCCAGCACCTGCACCCCCGCTTCGACCGCCGCCAGCGCGTTTGCAATGCCGGTCATACGCGTGTCGTGGAAGTGGCAGCCGACCAGCACGCCCAGGTCGCGCGCGCCGTTGACCAGCTCACGCACCTGCTTCGGGACGCCAACACCGATCGTATCGCACAGCACGATCTCGTCCGGCGCGCCAGCCTGTAGCCGTTCGATCACCGAGAGGACCGTGCTGGCAGGCACTGGCCCCTCGAACGGGCAGCCGAAGACGACGCTCAGCGGGATGACGAAGCGCTTGCCGTCTGCCTTTGCACGCCCGGCCAGCTTGATCGCGAGGTTGATGCACTCCTCGACAGTCGCGTTCTGGTTGCGGCGTGAGAAGCTGTCCGTGACGGCGAACGTGAAGTGGATCGCATCGACGTCGGTTTCAATCGCGC contains:
- a CDS encoding hydroxymethylglutaryl-CoA lyase; translation: VGPRDGLQNESVILPPATRAELCDRLAQVGITRMEAASFVHPKLVPQMAGAEDVMAAINREPGVTYAGLVLNERGYDRAIETDVDAIHFTFAVTDSFSRRNQNATVEECINLAIKLAGRAKADGKRFVIPLSVVFGCPFEGPVPASTVLSVIERLQAGAPDEIVLCDTIGVGVPKQVRELVNGARDLGVLVGCHFHDTRMTGIANALAAVEAGVQVLDASVGGTGGCPFAPRATGNIATEDLVYMLHGMGYQTGIDLEALIACAEWLSGQLGKELPGRVYRAGAFPQPTS